Proteins found in one Coffea eugenioides isolate CCC68of chromosome 5, Ceug_1.0, whole genome shotgun sequence genomic segment:
- the LOC113771043 gene encoding probable LRR receptor-like serine/threonine-protein kinase At3g47570 codes for MEKIFYHFLQGLFLLYFVSASLAMTTTNITTDQDALLALRAHITSQGPHQILLKNWSVSSPVCQWVGVTCGSRHRRVIALDLSNMSLSGIIPPQLGNMSFLVSLNMSRNNFHGELPHEFARLRRLRVLDLDVNNLSGGFPEWFGSIHQLRLLSLNNNSFTGLISPSLANVSKLQTLSLSFNYLQGNIPTEIFKISSLELIFFQGNSLSGSVPDDMCRHLRRLKWIDLSRNKLNGQIPSSIYNCSQLQVLSLSVNHFTGFIPREIGTLKALERLYLYRNSLEGQILKEMGNLTMLKTFAIGANSITGEIPKEMGNLTVLKILGVGGNHITGAIPQEISKLCNLEELYLTLNNITGFIPMQVFNLSQIRTLSYRKPTFRRAFLNSNNLGGPIPDSISNCSKLKILELSVNNFTGPIPHYFGDLRHLEFLDLSGNNLMSDYSSSNTQLGWINSLANCKHLTVLGVADNPITGFLPNSIGNLSTLLEQLYAYKCNIRGSIPDGQHSG; via the exons atggagaaaattttCTATCATTTCCTTCAGGGACTCTTCTTGCTGTATTTTGTTTCAGCTTCCTTAGCCATGACCACAACCAATATTACCACTGATCAAGATGCTCTTCTTGCGTTGAGAGCTCACATCACTTCACAGGGCCCTCATCAAATCCTGTTGAAAAACTGGTCTGTTTCTTCCCCTGTATGTCAGTGGGTAGGAGTCACTTGCGGCTCTCGTCACCGTCGAGTAATTGCCTTGGATCTTTCGAATATGAGTCTTAGTGGCATCATACCACCACAGCTGGGAAATATGTCATTTCTGGTTTCCCTTAACATGAGCAGAAATAATTTCCATGGAGAACTGCCGCATGAATTTGCTCGGTTACGCCGGTTGAGAGTGCTTGATTTAGATGTCAACAATCTCAGTGGAGGGTTTCCCGAGTGGTTTGGTTCCATTCATCAACTTCGACTGTTATCTCTGAATAATAACAGTTTCACTGGCCTCATCTCACCTTCCTTGGCTAACGTTTCTAAGCTACAAACGTTAAGTCTGTCATTCAATTATCTCCAGGGAAATATTCCAACagagattttcaaaatttcctcGCTGGAATTGATTTTCTTCCAGGGTAATAGCTTATCTGGTAGCGTTCCAGATGATATGTGTCGCCATCTTCGGAGACTCAAGTGGATTGACCTGTCACGGAACAAGTTAAATGGCCAAATACCATCAAGCATATATAACTGCTCACAACTTCAAGTGCTGAGCCTTTCTGTGAATCACTTCACTGGATTCATACCAAGAGAAATTGGCACTTTGAAGGCACTTGAGCGGCTGTATCTATACAGGAACAGTTTAGAAG gtCAAATTCTAAAAGAGATGGGTAATTTAACTATGCTGAAAACATTTGCCATTGGTGCCAACAGCATAACAG gtgaaattccaaaagaaatggGTAATTTAACTGTGCTAAAAATACTTGGCGTTGGTGGCAACCACATAACAG GTGCAATACCCCAAGAGATCAGCAAGCTATGCAATTTGGAAGAACTCTACTTGACGTTGAATAACATAACTGGTTTCATTCCGATGCAGGTATTTAATCTGTCACAGATAAGAACTCTCTCTTACAGGAAACCAACTTTCAG AAGAGCTTTTCTCAACAGCAACAATTTAGGTGGACCAATACCAGATTCAATCTCAAATTGTTCTAAACTCAAAATATTAGAACTTTCTGTTAACAATTTTACTGGTCCCATTCCACATTACTTTGGGGATCTAAGACACCTAGAATTCCTAGATCTTTCAGGCAACAATTTAATGAGTGACTACTCTTCATCCAATACACAGTTGGGATGGATCAATTCCTTGGCAAATTGCAAACATTTGACAGTACTCGGAGTGGCTGACAATCCAATTACTGGTTTTCTTC